In one Bordetella pertussis 18323 genomic region, the following are encoded:
- a CDS encoding VOC family protein, translating to MQAQVLINIDVPDAARAALFYERAFGLRPQRRLGPQAIEMAGAAVPIYLLEKATGSQAATGTSQGRDYARHWTPVHLDFVVDDCDRAVATAVAAGAMLEDPPHSHAWGRIAHLSDPYGNGVCILQFLGEGYDALAAAAP from the coding sequence ATGCAGGCACAGGTACTGATCAATATCGACGTTCCCGACGCGGCGCGGGCCGCGCTGTTCTACGAACGCGCCTTCGGCCTGCGTCCGCAGCGCCGGCTGGGGCCGCAGGCCATCGAGATGGCGGGCGCCGCCGTGCCCATCTACCTGCTGGAGAAGGCAACCGGCTCGCAGGCGGCCACGGGCACGAGCCAGGGGCGCGACTACGCGCGCCACTGGACGCCGGTGCACCTGGATTTCGTGGTGGACGATTGCGACAGGGCGGTCGCCACGGCGGTGGCCGCCGGCGCTATGCTGGAAGATCCGCCGCACAGCCACGCCTGGGGCCGCATCGCGCATCTGTCCGACCCCTACGGCAACGGCGTGTGCATCCTGCAGTTCCTGGGCGAGGGCTACGACGCCCTCGCCGCCGCGGCGCCCTGA
- a CDS encoding VOC family protein, with amino-acid sequence MPAPATVASPVVTCLRYRNASAAIEWLVHAFGFEAQRIVPGPADTIVHAQLTLGSGMIMLASVTDTPFSRYMKQPDEVGGVETQSVYLVVADPDQAYRDAQAAGAEILIDIADADYGGRGFSCRDPEGHIWSVGSYDPWQ; translated from the coding sequence ATGCCAGCCCCAGCCACCGTCGCCTCACCCGTCGTGACCTGCTTGCGCTACCGCAACGCCAGCGCCGCCATCGAATGGCTGGTGCACGCGTTCGGGTTCGAGGCGCAACGCATCGTGCCCGGCCCGGCCGATACCATCGTGCATGCCCAGCTGACGCTGGGCAGCGGCATGATCATGCTGGCGTCGGTGACGGACACACCGTTTTCCCGCTACATGAAGCAGCCCGACGAGGTCGGCGGCGTGGAGACGCAAAGCGTGTACCTGGTGGTGGCCGACCCCGACCAGGCCTACCGGGACGCGCAGGCCGCGGGCGCCGAGATACTGATCGATATTGCCGACGCCGATTACGGCGGCCGCGGCTTTTCGTGCCGCGACCCGGAGGGGCATATCTGGAGCGTCGGCTCGTACGACCCCTGGCAATAG
- the dcd gene encoding dCTP deaminase, with the protein MSIKSDRWIRRAAEAGMIEPFEPGQVRTAGGNRIVSYGTSSYGYDVRCADEFKIFTNINSTIVDPKQFDEKSFVDFKGDVCIIPPNSFALARTVEYFRIPRSVLTICLGKSTYARCGIIVNVTPLEPEWEGHVTLEFSNTTPLPAKVYAGEGCAQMLFLESDEVCETSYRDRGGKYQGQRGVTLPRT; encoded by the coding sequence ATGAGCATCAAAAGCGACCGCTGGATCCGCCGCGCGGCCGAAGCCGGCATGATCGAACCCTTCGAGCCGGGCCAGGTCCGCACCGCGGGCGGCAACCGCATCGTCAGCTACGGCACCAGCAGCTACGGCTACGACGTGCGCTGCGCGGACGAATTCAAGATCTTCACCAACATCAATTCCACCATCGTCGATCCCAAGCAGTTCGACGAGAAGTCGTTCGTCGACTTCAAGGGCGATGTCTGCATCATCCCGCCCAACTCGTTCGCGCTGGCGCGCACGGTCGAGTACTTCCGCATCCCGCGCAGCGTGCTGACGATCTGCCTGGGCAAGAGCACCTACGCGCGTTGCGGCATCATCGTCAACGTCACGCCGCTCGAACCCGAATGGGAAGGCCACGTCACGCTGGAGTTCTCCAACACCACGCCGCTGCCGGCCAAGGTCTACGCCGGCGAGGGCTGCGCCCAGATGCTGTTCCTCGAAAGCGACGAGGTGTGCGAGACCTCGTATCGCGACCGCGGCGGCAAGTACCAGGGCCAGCGCGGCGTCACCCTGCCGCGCACCTGA